The following proteins are co-located in the Komagataeibacter sp. FNDCF1 genome:
- the ribH gene encoding 6,7-dimethyl-8-ribityllumazine synthase — translation MSTNTPSTPAQLDFAHPPRIAIVVSRFNEDVTHGLRDGAVAWLGEHDIAMRAEDILYAPGAYELPLLAQTLARTGRYDGVVCLGCVIKGDTAHFEFISLGATIGLQQAALATEVPIAFGVLTTYTDEQAVIRSRDDVHNKGREAVAACVESIALLHKIRGC, via the coding sequence ATGAGCACCAACACCCCCTCCACCCCCGCCCAGCTTGACTTTGCCCACCCGCCGCGCATCGCGATCGTGGTCAGCCGCTTCAATGAAGACGTGACCCACGGCCTGCGCGATGGCGCGGTGGCGTGGCTGGGTGAGCACGACATCGCCATGCGCGCGGAAGACATCCTGTACGCACCCGGTGCGTATGAACTGCCGCTGCTGGCCCAGACGCTGGCCCGCACGGGACGGTATGACGGCGTGGTCTGCCTTGGCTGCGTGATCAAGGGCGATACCGCGCATTTCGAGTTCATCAGCCTTGGCGCCACGATCGGCCTGCAGCAGGCGGCGCTGGCCACGGAAGTGCCGATCGCCTTTGGCGTGCTGACCACCTATACCGATGAACAGGCCGTGATCCGCTCACGCGATGACGTGCACAACAAGGGCCGCGAGGCTGTTGCCGCCTGTGTTGAAAGTATCGCATTGCTTCATAAAATCAGAGGCTGTTAA
- a CDS encoding lysylphosphatidylglycerol synthase domain-containing protein — translation MRQLTFIAGAFGIGLTIWMLGRFGLHDILGLVAAGGWSIPAIIAFHATQVCASAQAWRLLAQTGRRRLSFTDFVALRCAREGINNLLPVAQVGGEVITTRLLARREGLGIRRAAASTICDLTIELLSQVTFTLMGLGLLFCLVNRSPITDELMESAGCAVALGAVFLGSQYLGAISLVEKLLVRIAAHLGWDGVEDIRGLHDEILTLYRTRENSLRAGAMQLLGWSLGTFEVFVILRAMGHPLPLSDSFVIESVGQAAKSAGFAVPGALGVSEGGYIIIGGLFGLSPQVGIALSLIKRLREIAWGLPSLVAWQAMEIRWVRPDPAAAKEIHMPGQP, via the coding sequence ATGCGGCAGCTTACCTTCATCGCCGGGGCATTCGGCATCGGCCTTACGATCTGGATGCTCGGGCGCTTCGGCCTGCATGACATCCTGGGCCTGGTCGCGGCGGGGGGGTGGAGCATTCCCGCCATCATCGCGTTCCATGCGACACAGGTCTGCGCTTCCGCCCAGGCCTGGCGGCTTCTGGCCCAGACCGGGCGGCGGCGTCTTTCCTTTACCGATTTCGTGGCCCTGCGCTGCGCGCGCGAAGGGATCAACAACCTGCTGCCCGTAGCCCAGGTGGGCGGCGAGGTCATCACCACCCGCCTGCTGGCCCGGCGCGAAGGGCTGGGTATCAGGCGGGCCGCGGCTTCCACCATCTGTGACCTGACCATTGAACTGCTCAGTCAGGTCACCTTCACGCTGATGGGGCTGGGCCTGCTGTTCTGCCTGGTCAACCGCTCCCCCATTACCGATGAACTCATGGAAAGTGCCGGCTGCGCGGTTGCGCTGGGCGCGGTCTTTTTGGGCAGCCAGTATCTGGGTGCCATATCGCTGGTGGAAAAGCTGCTGGTCCGCATCGCGGCCCATCTGGGATGGGACGGAGTGGAAGACATCCGTGGCCTGCATGACGAGATCCTGACGCTGTACCGCACGCGCGAGAATTCACTGCGCGCAGGCGCGATGCAGCTGCTGGGCTGGTCGCTGGGCACGTTCGAGGTATTCGTGATCCTGCGCGCCATGGGGCATCCGCTCCCGCTTTCTGACAGTTTTGTGATCGAGAGCGTGGGGCAGGCCGCGAAGTCGGCGGGCTTTGCCGTACCCGGCGCGCTGGGCGTGTCGGAAGGGGGATACATCATCATCGGCGGGCTGTTCGGCCTGTCGCCGCAGGTGGGCATCGCGCTCTCGCTCATCAAGCGCCTGCGCGAGATCGCATGGGGCCTGCCATCGCTGGTGGCATGGCAGGCCATGGAAATACGCTGGGTGCGCCCCGATCCCGCCGCCGCCAAGGAAATACACATGCCCGGCCAGCCGTAA
- a CDS encoding MMPL family transporter, with product MLSVPLGRLVAFCSRHAIAVVMVFAVLIAGATYASYALLGVTTDTDQMFSSSLDWKKRSEEMGRLFPQKQDQLVAVIDAALPEEAQQTALGLAAKLRDDHAHFNYVTTPQTDPYLVRNGLMFLDPKALERVLNTTITAQPFLSELAADPSGRGLFDALNLIALGINQGQADLGPFRAALDGFATTLEHSVSGTPEPLSWERLLAGDLADLGGQFQFVVTQPKLDFDSFQPGGAAADAIRNAANALPFVKSGRAHVHITGDTQIADEEFATVAEGMVAGLLGSLVLVSLWLILAVHTWRVIVPIIITLVSGLLLTTGFAAIVVGKLNLISVAFAILFVGIAVDFAIQFSVRFRAQALPDGSAPGIVQALEQTGNETGHQILVAAMATSAGFLAFTPTAFVGVAQLGLIAGFGMVFAFGCTLTLLPALLRLFRPTAGHGTIGFAWARPVDTAIRHHRKPILAAFVAIALVGVALVPRLTFDADPLHTKNPKSEGMVTLGMLMSEPQYSPYTVDILMPGLDQAAAMSDRISALPLVHDALWLGSLVPADQKAKLPLIQDAANIMLPTLIVANPRPAPDAADLKAAAAKTAAELGGVLDKLAADDPLRRIQSALAHLSQADDQRILATNEALVRFLPMQLDMLRGMLQAKPVSIADVPPQLTRDYLLPDGRALVEVHPTREMKGNHALHTYVSEIQKIAPMAAGSAIDIVQSAATMVHAFVTAAAAAIVMIAIILAVALRRLLDTALVLAPLLLSALMTVILIIVVPEQLNFANIIALPLLLGVGVSFNIYFVMNWRAGIRSPLSSPTARAVLFSALTTGTAFGSLAASHHPGTASMGRLLLLSLACTLVATLVFVPALLPKRAIDKE from the coding sequence ATGCTATCGGTACCGCTTGGGCGCCTTGTCGCTTTCTGTTCCCGTCATGCCATTGCGGTCGTAATGGTATTTGCCGTCCTGATCGCGGGTGCCACCTACGCCAGTTACGCGCTGCTCGGGGTCACGACCGATACGGACCAGATGTTCTCGTCCTCGCTGGACTGGAAGAAACGCTCCGAGGAGATGGGCCGCCTGTTCCCGCAGAAACAGGACCAGCTTGTCGCCGTGATCGACGCCGCCCTGCCGGAGGAAGCCCAGCAGACCGCGCTGGGGCTGGCGGCAAAGCTGCGCGATGACCACGCCCACTTCAACTACGTCACCACGCCCCAGACCGACCCCTATCTTGTGCGCAACGGGCTCATGTTCCTCGATCCCAAGGCGCTGGAGCGCGTACTCAACACCACGATCACCGCCCAGCCCTTCCTGAGCGAACTGGCCGCCGACCCGTCGGGGCGCGGGCTGTTCGATGCGCTGAACCTGATCGCGCTGGGCATAAACCAGGGGCAGGCCGATCTTGGCCCCTTCCGCGCGGCGCTGGACGGCTTTGCCACCACGCTGGAACATTCGGTATCCGGCACGCCCGAACCCCTCTCGTGGGAGCGACTGCTGGCGGGGGACCTGGCCGACCTGGGGGGGCAGTTCCAGTTTGTCGTGACCCAGCCCAAGCTGGATTTTGATTCCTTCCAGCCCGGCGGGGCTGCGGCCGATGCCATCCGTAATGCGGCAAACGCGCTGCCCTTTGTCAAAAGCGGGCGGGCGCATGTCCACATAACGGGCGATACCCAGATCGCGGACGAGGAATTCGCAACCGTTGCCGAGGGCATGGTGGCGGGGCTGCTGGGCTCGCTGGTGCTGGTCTCGCTGTGGCTGATCCTGGCGGTGCATACATGGCGGGTGATCGTGCCCATCATCATCACACTGGTATCGGGCCTGCTGCTGACCACCGGGTTTGCCGCCATTGTCGTGGGCAAGCTGAACCTGATCTCGGTGGCGTTCGCCATCCTGTTCGTCGGCATTGCGGTGGACTTCGCCATCCAGTTCTCGGTCCGCTTCCGCGCGCAGGCGCTGCCCGATGGTTCGGCACCCGGCATTGTCCAGGCGCTTGAGCAGACCGGCAATGAAACCGGCCACCAGATCCTTGTGGCCGCCATGGCCACATCGGCGGGTTTCCTTGCCTTTACGCCCACCGCCTTCGTGGGCGTGGCCCAGCTTGGGCTGATTGCGGGCTTTGGCATGGTCTTCGCCTTTGGCTGCACGCTGACGCTGCTGCCCGCCCTGCTGCGGCTGTTCCGCCCCACGGCGGGGCATGGCACCATCGGGTTTGCATGGGCGCGGCCGGTGGATACGGCCATCCGCCACCACCGCAAGCCCATACTGGCCGCGTTCGTGGCCATCGCGCTGGTGGGCGTGGCGCTGGTGCCCCGGCTGACGTTCGATGCCGACCCGCTGCATACCAAGAACCCGAAATCAGAAGGCATGGTCACGCTGGGCATGCTGATGTCCGAACCGCAGTATTCGCCCTATACGGTGGATATCCTGATGCCCGGCCTGGACCAGGCCGCCGCCATGTCGGACAGGATTTCCGCCCTGCCGCTGGTGCATGACGCATTGTGGCTGGGATCACTGGTGCCTGCCGACCAGAAGGCCAAGCTGCCGCTGATACAGGATGCCGCCAACATCATGCTGCCCACCCTGATCGTGGCCAACCCCAGACCCGCGCCCGATGCAGCAGACCTGAAGGCCGCAGCCGCCAAGACGGCGGCCGAACTGGGTGGTGTGCTGGACAAGCTGGCCGCCGATGACCCGCTGCGGCGCATCCAGTCGGCCCTTGCCCACCTGTCACAGGCGGATGACCAGCGCATCCTGGCCACAAACGAGGCACTGGTCCGCTTCCTGCCCATGCAGCTCGACATGCTGCGTGGCATGCTGCAGGCCAAGCCGGTCAGCATTGCCGACGTACCGCCGCAACTGACGCGTGACTACCTGCTGCCTGATGGCCGCGCACTGGTGGAAGTCCACCCCACGCGCGAGATGAAGGGCAACCACGCGCTGCACACCTATGTCAGCGAGATCCAGAAGATCGCACCAATGGCCGCCGGTTCGGCGATTGATATCGTGCAGAGTGCCGCGACCATGGTGCACGCCTTTGTCACGGCGGCGGCGGCGGCCATTGTCATGATCGCCATCATCCTGGCGGTCGCCCTGCGCAGGCTGCTCGATACGGCGCTGGTGCTCGCCCCGCTGCTGCTCTCGGCGCTGATGACGGTCATCCTGATCATCGTGGTGCCCGAGCAGCTCAACTTCGCCAACATCATCGCACTTCCCCTGCTGCTGGGGGTGGGTGTGTCGTTCAACATCTATTTCGTCATGAACTGGCGGGCGGGCATCCGATCACCGCTGTCCAGCCCCACGGCGCGCGCGGTGCTGTTCTCGGCGCTGACCACGGGCACGGCGTTCGGCTCGCTGGCGGCATCGCACCATCCGGGCACGGCCAGCATGGGGCGGCTGCTGCTGCTCTCCCTGGCCTGTACGCTGGTGGCGACGCTGGTCTTTGTGCCCGCCCTGCTGCCTAAGCGTGCGATCGACAAGGAATAA
- a CDS encoding DUF3297 family protein — translation MTDTPPDRLSVNPASPFYNEALLDRGIGVRFKGIEKTNVEEYCISEGWVRLAVGRGTDRFGNPMTMKVTGPVEVWFKDSAESE, via the coding sequence ATGACCGATACCCCGCCGGACCGCCTGTCCGTCAATCCCGCCAGCCCCTTCTATAACGAAGCCCTGCTTGATCGTGGCATTGGCGTGCGCTTCAAGGGCATCGAGAAAACCAATGTCGAGGAATACTGCATAAGCGAAGGCTGGGTGCGTCTGGCCGTGGGCCGGGGCACCGACCGCTTTGGCAACCCGATGACCATGAAGGTCACGGGCCCGGTCGAGGTCTGGTTCAAGGACAGTGCAGAAAGCGAATAA
- a CDS encoding YigZ family protein, translated as MSTPERFMLSEPAMLEREIKKSIFLAQAASVTTPAEAMAFIAAVSDPDASHNCWAYRIGQAYRSDDAGEPGGTAGRPILQVIEGQGFDRTVVVVTRWFGGTKLGAGGLVRAYGGTAAECLRVAPRVPIVDMVELTFDCGFSEHALLRARLEGMDCQIVSEDFGGHGVHLHVAVPVTRETEVRARITDITRGQAVIRVVEEDTGPGVGE; from the coding sequence GTGAGCACGCCCGAACGCTTCATGCTGAGCGAACCGGCCATGCTGGAGCGCGAGATCAAGAAAAGCATCTTCCTTGCCCAGGCGGCGTCGGTCACGACACCAGCGGAGGCCATGGCCTTCATCGCCGCCGTCAGTGACCCCGATGCCTCGCATAACTGCTGGGCCTACCGGATTGGCCAGGCCTATCGCAGCGATGACGCGGGCGAGCCGGGCGGGACGGCGGGCCGCCCGATCCTGCAGGTGATCGAGGGACAGGGCTTTGATCGTACCGTGGTAGTGGTCACCCGCTGGTTCGGTGGCACCAAGCTCGGGGCCGGCGGACTCGTACGCGCCTATGGCGGCACGGCGGCGGAATGCCTGCGCGTGGCGCCACGCGTGCCGATCGTGGACATGGTGGAGCTGACATTCGACTGTGGTTTTTCCGAACACGCCCTGCTGCGTGCAAGGCTGGAAGGCATGGACTGCCAGATCGTGTCGGAAGACTTTGGCGGCCATGGGGTCCACCTGCATGTTGCCGTGCCCGTAACGCGGGAGACGGAGGTGCGCGCCCGCATTACCGACATCACGCGCGGGCAGGCGGTGATCCGTGTGGTGGAGGAAGATACGGGTCCGGGTGTTGGAGAGTGA
- the radA gene encoding DNA repair protein RadA — MARRPANRFVCQSCGAVFPKWSGRCDACGAWNSIVEESVEPTATGGTTARRRTGARINLVGLAGDTPPPPRIETRIGELDRVLGGGLVPASVVLVGGDPGIGKSTLLLQGACALARAGRKVMYISGEEAVDQIRLRARRLGLEAPTLELAAAINVADIVATLEAEKDLALVVIDSIQTMWMETVESAPGTVSQVRACAFELIRLAKQRGFSLILVGHVTKEGALAGPRVLEHMVDAVMYFEGDRGHQFRILRAAKNRFGATDEIGVFAMTDQGLEEVPNPSALFLAERRGHIAGSAVFAGMEGTRPVLLEVQALLSPKAGDGGARRAVVGWDTGRLNMLLAVLEARCGIKLNAMDVHLNIAGGLRVGEPAADMAVAAALVSAATGQPTSAGSVYFGEVGLSGEVRQVSQPDTRLKEAHKLGFEQAFLPRRIARGNRRPSAPAGLGVREIGHLGDLVGLFTGAMEETEA; from the coding sequence ATGGCGCGTCGGCCCGCTAACCGTTTTGTCTGCCAGTCCTGCGGGGCGGTCTTTCCCAAATGGTCGGGTCGGTGCGATGCCTGTGGCGCGTGGAACAGCATTGTGGAGGAATCGGTCGAGCCCACGGCAACCGGCGGCACCACCGCGCGCAGGCGCACGGGCGCGCGCATCAACCTTGTCGGGCTTGCGGGTGACACGCCGCCACCGCCGCGCATCGAAACCCGTATTGGTGAACTGGACCGCGTGCTGGGCGGTGGGCTGGTCCCGGCATCGGTCGTGCTGGTGGGCGGGGATCCGGGTATCGGCAAATCCACGCTGTTGCTGCAGGGGGCCTGTGCGCTGGCCCGCGCCGGACGCAAGGTGATGTACATCTCGGGTGAGGAAGCGGTGGACCAGATCCGCCTGCGCGCGCGCAGGCTGGGGCTGGAAGCGCCCACGCTGGAACTGGCCGCCGCCATCAACGTGGCCGATATCGTGGCGACGCTGGAGGCGGAAAAGGATCTGGCGCTGGTCGTGATCGACTCGATCCAGACCATGTGGATGGAAACGGTGGAAAGCGCACCCGGCACCGTAAGCCAGGTGCGCGCCTGCGCGTTCGAACTGATCCGGCTGGCCAAGCAGCGTGGCTTCAGCCTGATCCTGGTGGGCCATGTAACCAAGGAAGGCGCACTGGCCGGCCCCCGCGTGCTGGAACACATGGTCGATGCAGTGATGTATTTCGAGGGCGATCGTGGCCACCAATTCCGCATCCTGCGCGCGGCCAAGAACCGTTTTGGCGCAACCGATGAAATCGGTGTCTTTGCCATGACCGATCAGGGGCTGGAGGAAGTGCCCAATCCCTCCGCCCTGTTCCTGGCCGAGCGGCGGGGGCATATCGCGGGTTCCGCCGTATTCGCGGGGATGGAGGGCACGCGGCCGGTACTGCTGGAAGTCCAGGCCCTGCTGTCGCCCAAGGCGGGGGATGGTGGCGCACGGCGCGCTGTCGTGGGGTGGGATACCGGGCGGCTGAACATGCTGCTGGCCGTGCTGGAGGCGCGCTGCGGCATCAAGCTCAACGCCATGGATGTGCACCTGAACATAGCCGGTGGCCTGCGGGTGGGGGAACCGGCGGCTGACATGGCGGTGGCCGCGGCCCTTGTATCCGCCGCCACCGGGCAGCCCACCAGTGCGGGATCGGTCTATTTTGGCGAGGTCGGGCTGTCGGGCGAGGTCCGTCAGGTCTCCCAGCCCGATACACGGCTGAAGGAGGCACACAAGCTGGGGTTCGAGCAGGCTTTCCTGCCGCGCCGCATCGCGCGCGGCAACCGCAGGCCAAGCGCGCCCGCGGGCCTTGGTGTCCGTGAAATCGGCCATCTGGGCGATCTGGTCGGCCTGTTCACGGGGGCAATGGAGGAAACGGAGGCGTGA